GTGActcattttatttatgtgtaaCTTTAcagttatgttttttttaatttttatttttttatataggtGATTAACCTTCACACTTTATTTCTTAATTGAGTATACAAAGTCATACAATATTTCCATTATTTCTTATAcacatgaatatttttgtattcattcacaaaaacccAAATTACTCAGCACATTGGCTGAAGAAATGGAACCTAAAGTTTGCTCCATTACGTTCTTGAACTTTTTCATAATTTCCATTTTAAAGTTATGCTCTTCTGCCATGATTTCTCTGTCCTTCTGTTAGTAAAATCTCGTATTAAATGCATTTTTGAGGAATGAAGCTCATCTGCTTTTTTCAGCAACTCTCAGTTCTTCATTACAACTGCATGTTCTCTGCCTCTTGTGCTCGATGCATCTTCTGATAAGCTCCCACCAGAGATTGCAGGCTGAGATTCATGACTATGGGATAAAGTTCCACCTTCAGCAGTTTCATTGTTCCTTTCAAAACAGTTATCATCATCATAGTTGCTTGAAAGTATCACACTATCTTCAGATGTGTCATTGTTGTTGACTACAGCTATGCCCTTGAAAACTTATGGGATTATATCAACAACAATTTGGCTTATATCATAAATCTTCATCTCACCTACTCCACCACCAGTTTGAAATTGTTCTCAAttacatttagctttcatattctttgcttttgctttcatGTTCTTCCAAATTACTTTAAGCTAATCTAGTGATCTTTGTGTATAAGCTGCACTGTATTCAACATGTACTTTTTCCCAAGCGTCCTTTTTCCTTATTAGCATGTTGACATCATGCTTTTTAGATTCAATAGTAGTTATGTACTTTTTCACTATTTCAGCAAACTGCTCTTTTTCATTTTCTAGTAtgttttttgaacatttcttggcTATCACCATGTTGCTGCTAGCTCGTATCTCAAGCTGTCACTTAAATTAATGCATGTCACCAACCAACAATGGATGTTATAGCTATAGATGGTGGGGTTAACAATAGATTCATCCATTAATAGCATGTTTCTTTTTCACAATACACAGGTCTTATCATTAATTAGTACACTAGCATTtagattttttcagttttaataattCAATTTAATAATCCTTGCTAGCTTCTAAAACTGTAGCGATGAACGTAAATTATGCAAAAGGTGATGCAATAATGTCTACCGACAATCAGTATCTTCTAAGAGGGAATGTAATGCACATGCCAGCAGTGTGCAGAAATGACTTCTTTAGTAATAAGAAATTGAGCTCTCCAAAATACTAAAAAGATAACCGGTATATTAATACAGAAGTAGTTTACTAAAGCAGTTCAGACTAAAGGAGTAAGAGTTACTGCAAGCGTAATTTATACTAGTTTGGTGCTCATCACCCTAAGAATCTTAGTTCTCATTCACCAACACCTCAAACACATTTCCTGCATTCTAGCCTCCCTTATCAAAAACACAAAGCACTTCCTCCACTATCTCAACCATCCCCAGCCCTTATAACcaggatccctactcatcactgttcacATCACCTCCCTACACGCCAACATCCCCTATGTTCAAGGTCTTTTCACCATTGAACACTAACATTTCCACATTCTTTATCGGTTACAAACCCACCATCTCATTTCTTACAAAACTGACTAACTACATCCTTATTTACAAATACTTCTCCTATGAAGGGAAGGAACAGAAACAAATCTGTAATATAGCCATAAGCACCTAAGTTAcatcctcctgtgccaacctgtttatgAGCCATCTAAAGTAAACCTATCTATGCATACAAAACATTGAAACCCTTTTCtgattcaggttcactgatgatatctttatCGTTTGCACTATCATTTGCACTCAGCATCAAGACACACACTATCCTCATCCCTCCACAGCTTCTTTCTCTTCCTCACGCCAGTATGTTCCTTTCTGGACACTGACCTCCAACTCTTTGATGGTTCCCTGTAAACCTCTGTAATAAGCCCATAAATCATCAATAGTACCTGCATATTGATAGCTGCTACCCCTTCCACACTACGTATTCTCTCCCATATAGTCTGGTCACCCACAGATGGCACATCTATGGTGACTAGCAATCTGTTAACCAGTGTGCTGAAGCTCATACTAAAGTCTTCACAgacagtcaccaccaccaccaaaattaGCCTGAAAAGAGATTTTATGTGCCATTCCATATATTCTTCTAATGCTCTGAGCAACACCCTAAATCAGGAATACCACTTTTATCCTATGCCGACCTatccatgggccatctagaggaatcctacCTAGAAACCCAGAatactaaacccctcacctggttcagattcattgtgacatctttgctatctggatcaaaggtgagggcaccctacccacattcctccagaacctctccCCCATTTGATTCatttggtcctactcaacccaacaaatcaccttcctagatgttgatctccacctcaaagaCAGCTAAATCAGTACCTCatacatatcaaacctaccaaccaccagcaatacctccacttcgatagCTGCCATCtattccataccaaaaagtcccttctgtacagcctagctaCCTGTCATCGTTGCATCGGCAGTGACGAGCAGtcgctctcaaaatataccaagggtctcactgaagccttcactgaccgtaactatcctcccaaccttgtacacaaacaaatctcctgtgccttatctttccaatctCCCACCATCTTCCGAAGTCCCACCATCTGgtgacagaggagcattcccctcataactcagtactacccaggactggagcaactgaattacattctctgccagggttttgattacctctcgtcatgccctgaagtgAGAAATGTCCAACCCAATATCCTtcctacccctcccacagtggtattccgccgtccaccaaaaCTACACAGTATActagtccatccttacacaacccctgctcccagtcccttacctcatggctcatatccctgtaatagacctagatgcaagacctgtcccatacatcctcccaccaccaccaccaccaccacctactccagtccagtcactaacaccacctatcccatcaaaggcagggctacctgtgaaatcagtcatgtgatttacaagctaaactggaaccactgtgatgcattctatgtaggcatgacaaccaacaagctgtctgtctgcatgaatggccaccaacgaactgtggccaagaaacaagaggaccaccctgttgctgagcatgctgccaaacatgacattcttcacttcaatgactgcttcacagctgtgccatatggatccttcctaccaacaccagattttctgaattgcacagatgtgaactttccctgcaatacatcctatgcccccataaccctcctggcctcaacctttgttagtcattgtcctcacccatccagccccttccctgttcccattccagcactacacagtcgtcattccaccaccacacccagcctttttctttctctccttttccgcaacTCCCCCCTCCTGCGCTCATCCCTGCCCACGGTCTAACCTGCTGCCTGAGACTCCAGTCTTGTGTGTGGGTCGCATTTGCGCATGTGCaccacatcctagtccatccctaacaCCAACCCTTTGTCAAAAGgatcatactctgtggaagacccaggtgcaagacctgcccaatcctcccacccagtacttcctattccagtcctgtcatggcttatcctaccccatcagagaccAGGCCACTTCTAAAAGCAACCATACTATAtagcagctctgctgcaatcactgttcAGCTTCCTCTATTGGTGTAACTACTaactagctgtccaccaggatgaatggacaCTGGATAaagtgtggccaagagcaaagtggaccaccctgttgcacaACATACAGCTactcataacatattttatttcagtgggtgcttcacaacccaggccatctggatcttcccctataccaccagcttttctgaactgtgcagatgagtGTTGTCCTTATAACACATTCCCTGCTCCAAAAACCattctggcctcaacctacagtaacctactgtccccatacCCTATACCCAAGTGTTTCTGCcttctctgtcctatcatctcctcacaATTCACCTTCCCTTGCCCTCAGTGTGTGCTGCTCTCTTCCAACCCATCCACCAatcttttccccttctccgattATCTCCTTCCTGCTCCCCATTTCCCTTCTCCACCTTCACAGCCTTCTGATGCTGTACCAGTGATGGTACCTCTAGTCCCTGCGTGCTCCGCTGGGCAGTGCCAATTCCTATTGCCCTCCCATAACCTCCTCTCCACACTTCAACCCTGCCTAGCTCTGGATTATTCTCTCTGTTCAACACGTGTGTGTTGCAATATGGATGGTGGTAGCAGTCTTATGTGTGTGAGGTGTGACTGCTcttgtgaatgtgtgtgcatttctCTTTTCGGAAGAAGATTTTGGCTGAAACCATATATGTAAAAgccttttattgtgcctgtctgtgactcagagtGTCATAttttggtgagtagcaatctatcctttcctaaTACTGTTAATATTTcagtatgaaatataaaaaaatgcatttcctcaaaaatatactttttagcaTTTATTGAGTCGTACTGAAATACTACACAACTCTGGAACAAGAGAGGagttaatatttaaattttgaGCTTATTTTCCAGTAGCATAAATACATTTAGCACAGTTTTGTGCTGCAGTTTGCAGCAGGGCTAGATCAGATGACAGGACTATAGTCAAGTCTTTCTAACCAGTGAAAAGATACAAGAGACGCTGCAAGTCTAGATACCTCCAATTGCTCCAGTACGTTGGAGACTGTGGGCAGAAGCATACAGGTGTACTAACAAGTTCTGAACCAGTCTGCCAGTACAGATCATAAGGTGCAAGCTAAGAATTTAATGGAGAGAGTTAAGATGATGATGCTGGAAGTAGTCATGAGAAGGAAATATCAGAACTAGTATAGATTTCTTTGAGTGATGACTATCATGTAATAAGTATTTTTAAGCTTAGTGAATGACTCAGTGATGTCATCTTTGATTGTGGCTCTTTGGGGGAGGCTTATGGCAGAGGTTGTCATGTGtgtgtagtggtagtggtagttgtgcacacacatttttttgtgttttcatcagttttctctgaggaaggctttgtccgAGAGCTTAGCAATAATTCCATTCTTGTTTACATTCCTGTCAACAACTTAATACCTGAACTAATCAGTGGGAAGTTATATCTACTtatcaatataaaattaaatatttttctttcaaagCTTCTCTCAATATGGTAAACTTTTGGAAAGAAGGTTTGTGAGTCACAACAGCTGACAAGGAGAGGACGCCTACTAGTCATTCCTGAATTTGTCCACATTCATGGTACGTGTAGGGTGTGGTGAGATATGAAAGTGCCCCAAGTGGAAATTCCAGATGGCCAAGaatttaggaaataaaaggaattttgacaCAGATCTATCAACATGTGTGCCTTATCAATTGTCCCTGTGACACTGTGTTTAGGAAGTGGTGTTCAGCTCAGCGGTAAGAGATCAGATTCACATTGAAAGGATTGCAGGTTTGACTCCGCCCAGtggcaaatatttttgtgctccttggCAATGTGTACACTAGTAACATCATAATTAACCACATCATATatgttattttattaattcatataaaCACAAAAAGTATAGGCATAAGATGAAATGCTGGActgcaaaaatttaaaaaggaattgTGGTTGACACGTACACAGAAATGTCTTGTATGTAAATCGTTACTTCCATTCTTTTGCATTTGATCAATTACATGTACTGgggtgatattaaaaaaaaaaaggaagcaatAATTTTGACCACCTGTTGTGCACATCATAAACACTGCCTTTTAACAGTGacatggtttttttttaatgtctccATTGAAAAACAAACTTGAGTGACATTCTGAAAACAGCTTCTTTCATTGCACAGTCCAGCAGTGAACCACACATAATGCAGTATGTCATTGAATACGTCcgaggatagctggtgatgtataatggaatgtagtttgatGCAAGATTCTCAGGATgtgatttcttcttcttcgtcaATGAGGTAAGTGCagttttgatattttttttattagatttttttacCTGATGATAAAAATATACATTGCAGGGTTGCACTAGTGGCGTACATTTGGGGGGAATTGCTTTGGTACTGCACGTTGGCAATCTGTCTTCATCTTGGAACAGTTCGTTGTAGATTTGTGGACTTCTTTGTTCTTCCCACAAGTCAAGACATTTATTCTCTTCTATGTAGGGCTTCATCACATCAGTTGAATATTTTTTGTGCAAGTCTGTTGTCAGTTTACCGGATTTTGAAGAAGTGATTATAACATTCGTATATTTTGCTGCATACACACCTACTAATTTTTTAATACTCAGTCCAAAAGGGCCAGTACTCTCCTGTAGCCAATGTAAACATGTGGTAATAGTAGTGCTGTATAGGAGTGTGTTACTTTGTTCATATCCTTTCATTTCACACACACCTCTTTTGACACTTGGTGTTCTAGGGTTCGGTCATATGTCGACTGATGCTGGCAGCCTGGAAACAGAAGATACAAATGTAAACCTATTATACATAACAGTGCAGAGTGTACGTATATCAACATAGACAAAGAAAACATCTGGTTTACCTGTCTGATCGGTGTAGATAACAAAGTTGTTGTAGTTGGGGATAAGAGCTCGAGTCTGGTGACGAAAATTCTCTGCCACAGCAGGTGTTTCCTCAATAGTAGCACTCTCTCTTCCCGATACAAATTTTGTAACCTTTCTCTGTTCAATTTTATGTCTTTGTTTAAACCCCTTGACCCAAGTTGCTGAAGCTTTCAATTTCCTATCTGGAAACTGCATCACAGCAGCAAATGCCCATTGTTGCAAGTTTCTAGTAGTGACTTGTTGGTTACAGCTCCACGCTTCTACGAAGTGATCATATGACCAGGAATAAATTATGTGATATTTGTTGTTCCGAGTTTCACCCtgtttaatatgttcttcccaaaTTTTCAAATCCTGCATATGCTTCAAGCGAGATGCACCTTCTGTTTGCAGACTCTTCAACTTCCACTTTGGATATGTTTTTGCAAGATCATTATTTTGTAATCCAGTGGAACAGATTCTGgatcttctttcattttttaagaTTGGATTCGTAGTCATCACCTGATGTAATGCCACCCTTCATATCTGCATATTCACATTCTTTGGAAATGTCGTCGCATCGAATCAACTCTTGATCGCACAAGAATGTATATTCTGACAAAATGTCTAGTATTTTCCGGTGTATTTTATTTGCCATTTGAATGTGTTCTTTGGTTATTACTGTGGAACTTCCTACTGTGGGCAGATCCTCTTCGGTCAAATGCTGTACACATAAATCCAGCACAGTCTTCAATCGTCGCTCTGATGCATCGCTGTGGAGGCTATTATCTTCTGGCTCCTTTTCTTTATCTACCAATGTTCGAGGCATGTTATGATTTTCACTTTTGTCCGACATTTTCGATCTTTCCACAGTATTTTCCCCCATTGTTCGGAGGTACAGTTGTTTTGTCTGCAATGATTGCGATAATTCCGAGAATATTCACACACTAATCTCGCAATATTAAGATTACCTGATCAAGAGCAAGTAGGTGAACGAGTTACCTGGCTAGTGTTGTCCCTTAACTATTGTAAATCAATACAAGACAAGACATTGTCTGACAATTAATGGATATGACAATGGCAAAGTTCACAACACAAACAGCGATACCTGTTCAAAGCACCGTCATAATAAGCATGAAAATCACCATGACCACAGCAAGTATCCACGAGCAAGAGTCCAGTACTCATAGCACAGTATACAATCAGCAGCACAGTATGTACACGGAACCTGAATGTATGATGGTGGTGATCTGTTGTCTGGTAGCGACCTCTATACACCTGCCTGTCGTTCAGGCCGGCATTGTCAGGGGTGTTTGTGCCGACAGCACCACCGAGGTCAAACTAAACTCACTGTATATGATTATTCATGTTTGCACCTTATGGACTGTTCACAACTCCAAGTTTGCAAGATAATGTGCTTTTTTTAAAGACTGACGTCCCATGCTGATGTTGTGCAAACAGAAATGCAAAATAACCTATATGATGGTGCAGTTAATTGTGACGTCAGAAATGTAAGTGCTGCCAAGGACCACAAAAATACTTGCCACTGGCCAGAGTCGAACTGACAACCCTTTCAATATGAATCCGTTCTCTTACTGCTTAACCAAACATCACTTCCTGAACACAGTATCACAGTGACAATTGATAAGGTGCACAGGGTGACAGATCCATATCAAAATCCTTTTATTTCCTAAACAGTTGGCCATCTGAAGTTCCCACTTGGGGCACTTTTATGTCTCACCTCGCCCAAGATGTACCACGAATTTGGACGAATTCGGCAATGATGGATAGGTGTCCTCTCCTTGTATGCATATTTGTCCATGATACAAGCTTAGTGTGGTTGAGTATTATCATTTGTAGGACTAATCTTTCACTTATTGAACTGGGCTATGAAATGCCTAAGGATAACCTTGATAGATCAGCCAAGTCACAGCTTCAGAAGGAAGTATTTGAAGGTGTAtgtgtacaaataaaaataaactactGCAAAAATTTATTTATGATATCGGACTTCCAAGGCCCTCTATGAAAGTTAGTTCAGTATGATACTTTTATATCATTAGATCAAGTAGGCTATGCCATTGCATTCTCTTACACTCACAGCATCAACCCTCATTTTATTCTCCATCGCCTAGTAGCTTAATACCTGCAGGTGGTGCAAGTTTTACTGCACCACTGGTATGTTCTGTGTAGCTTAGCTGTGATAACAATATAATAGACTTTGACAGTTGTTGCCTTGTGCTATTCAGAACTATTTTTCATTTACCCTAAGTTATGAAAACATACAGATTTTAATATATTCTGCAATTAATTTGTTATTGTGTCACACACACAAATTGAGAGGGCTCCCACAGAATAAATGGGCTTTGGATATTACGCTACATAATTATTTACAGTGCATGATCCATGCCTCTGTGCGTACtgaacaagaaaattaggattgtacaATTCTGATACAACTGCTGCTGGCAGCTTTCCATCTAATATGAGTGACATAAAATGACTTgtatgttgtcgttgtggtcttcagtcctgagactggtttgatgcagctctccatgctactctatcctgtgcaagcttcttcatctcccaatacctactgcaacctacatctttctgaatctgcttagtgtattcatctcttgttctacctcaacgattttttccctccacactgccctcaaatactaaattggtgattccttgatgcctcagaacatgtcctaccaaccgatcccttcttcttgtcaagttgtgccacaaacttctcttctccccaatccattacaatacttcctcattagtaatgtgatctacccatctaatcttcagcattcttctgtagcaccacatttcgaaagcttctattctcttcttgtcaaaactatttatcgtccatgtttcatttccatacatggctacactccctacaaatactttcagaaacgacttcctgacacttaatctatactcgatgttaacaaatttttcttcttcagaaatgctttccttgccattgccagtctacattttatatcctctctacttcaaccatcatcagttattttgctgcccaaacagcaaaactcctttactactttaagtgtctcatttcctaattcaattccctcagcatcacccaacttaatttgactacattccattatcctcgtttagcttttgttgatgttcatcttatatcctccttccaagatactatacattccgttcaactgctcttccaagtcctttgctgtctctaatagaattacaatgtcatcagtgaacctcaaagtttttatttcttctccatggattttaatacctactctgaatttttcttttatttccttcactgcttgctcaatatacagactgaataacatcggggagaggctacaaccctttctcactcccttcccaaccactgcttagcttttatgtccctcgactcttataactgccatctggtttctgtacaaattgtaaatagcctttcgctccctgtattttacccctgccaccttcagaatttgaaagagagtattccagtcaacattgtcaaaagctttctctaagtctacaaatgtaggtttgcctttccttaatctatcttctaatataagtcatagggtcagtattgcctcacgtgttccaatatttctacggaatccaaaccgatcttccccgaggtcggcttctactagcttttccatttgtctgtaaagaattcgccttagtattttgcagtcatgacttattaaactgatagtttggtaattttcacatctgtcaacccctgctttctttgggattggaattattatattcttcttgaagtttgagggtatttcgcctgtctcatgcgtcttgctcaccagatggaagagttttgtcaggactggctctcccaaggctgtcagtagttctaatggaatattgtctactcccgggccttgtttcaacttaggtctttcagtgctctgtcaaactcttcatggagTATCatgtcttccatttcatcttcatctacatcctcttcgattttgataatattatcctcaagtacatcgctcttgtatagaccttctacatactccttccacctttctgttttcccttctttgctcagaactgggtttccatctgaattcttgatattcataaaagtggttctcttttctccaaaggtctctttaattttcttgtaggcagtatctatcttacccctagtgagatttgtcctccagccatccctgcttagccattttgcatttcctgttgatatt
This sequence is a window from Schistocerca serialis cubense isolate TAMUIC-IGC-003099 chromosome 7, iqSchSeri2.2, whole genome shotgun sequence. Protein-coding genes within it:
- the LOC126412776 gene encoding uncharacterized protein LOC126412776, which produces MTTNPILKNERRSRICSTGLQNNDLAKTYPKWKLKSLQTEGASRLKHMQDLKIWEEHIKQGETRNNKYHIIYSWSYDHFVEAWSCNQQVTTRNLQQWAFAAVMQFPDRKLKASATWVKGFKQRHKIEQRKVTKFVSGRESATIEETPAVAENFRHQTRALIPNYNNFVIYTDQTGCQHQSTYDRTLEHQVSKEVCVK